The sequence GTCCTCCGGCCGGGTGAAGGCGCCGTGCTGTTCCCGGTAGTCAATAATCCTCTGTGCCAGCACCGGCCCGACACGAGGCAGCCCGGTCAGCTCCTCGATGGTCGCTGTGTTGAGATTGACCTTGCCGCCAGCCTCCCCGCCGGCGGCCCGTCCGTCCGCGTTGGCCGGGCCGCCGGACGTACCCGGAGGGTCTCCGGCAGCGGCCCCGCCCGAGGGCTGGTGCTGCGGAGACGGCACGAAAATCTGCTGCCCGTCGCTCACCACTGCCGCGAGGTTCAGCGCCGCCAGGTCAGCCTCGGGCAGCGCGCCGCCCGCTTCCTCCAAGGCCTCGAAGACGCGTGCCGCGGCGGCGAGCCTGACGATGCCAGGCTTCTTGACGGCACCTGCCACGTGCACGACCAGGCCTTTCGCTCCGGGTGCCGCTGCGGAAGGCCCCGGGACCTCCGCATTGGGTGGGGCGGCCGTGTCCCCGCCGTCCCCGGGCGGGGAGGCATCGTCCTCTACGGCATTGGGCGCTCCGGAGCCGTTCCCGCCATCGCCCGCAGGCTGGCTGGCCACGGGAACCGAGGCCAGCACATCCGACTCCGCTCGGTGCAGGTCCGCCGTGGCCACCACGACGATCCCGTAGCCGAGCACGAGGCCGGCGGCCACGAGCGCGGCACCGAGCGCGATCTTCCAGCGCGGCCGCCGGACAGGCTCTGGCGTCGCGGCGGCCGCGCTATCGGTTGACGCTGCTGCCCAGCGGTGGCGGCCCATGCAGCCACCGTAGGCAACGCAACGCACCCCAAAGGCGACCGGCCGTCCTGATGTGGATGAGCCGGCGCTGCCCCCGGCCTGTGGAGATCAGGTCCCGGACATCAAGTCCAGGACCTGCGGGATCACGACTCCTGGGCCGACATGGCCGGCCCGATCACCACGGCCAGCACGCCCAGTCCGGCGTGCGCCGCCAGCACGGACGGCAGGGGCGTCAGCAGGATCTCGTTGCCCGCGTGCGCCGCCAGTTCATCAGCCAGCTGCCGGGCCTCGGATTCGTTGCCGAAATAGTGCACCGCCAGCTGCGGCGCGTAGTCCAGCTCCTCGATCCCGCGCACCGCCAATTGCTGGAGCCGGGCCTTCGCCTTGGCCGCGGTCCGGATCTTCTCGAGCCCGACGACCGCGCCGTCCTTGATCCCCAGGATGGGCTTGATCGACAGCAGCGTTCCCAGATAGCCGCTGGCCGGGCTGATCCGGCCGCCCCTGCGCAGCTGCTCTAGGCTCGGGACGTAGAACAGCACCTGTCCGGCCCCCGCCGCCTGTCGGGCCGCGGCCGCCACCTCGGCCGCCGGCTTCCCGGCCTGCGCCGCCAGCACGGCAGAAATGACGGCAAAGCCCTCGGCCATGGCCACCGTCCTGGTATCCACGATTTCCACGGGGATGTCCACGTGGGCGGCAGCCAGCGACGCCGCCTCCACGGTGCCGGACAGCTCCGACGAAATGTGCACGGAGACAACGGCGTCGAACCCCTGCGCCGCCAGCTCTTCGTAGGCCTTTCGGAACAACCCCGGCGAGGGCCGGGACGTCTTGAGGTCCTTACCTTCCGCCAGTCCGAGGGCCAGCGCCGCGGGCACGTCGTCCACGCCCTCGCCGTAGATCTGCCCCGAGACCATCACCGGCATGGGGACGATCTTCAGGCACAGCGCGGTGACCGGCTCCTTCGCCCACGCTCCGGGCAGCGCGGCAGCCGAATCAGTCACCACCGCCACCGAGGGACGCACGGGCTTCGAGCCGGGGAACCGGACCGGCTGGTTCAGCAGCGCCCGGGACCGCCGGACCAGTTCCTCAAGCCACGCCACCTGGTTCCGGTCCTTAAGCCGGGACGATGTTGACCAGCTTGGGCGCCCGCACAATCACCGTCCGGATTCCACGGCCGTCCAAGGTCTTGATGATCTGCTCCGAGGCCAGCGCCTTCGACTTCAGCTCCTCCTCGGTGATGTCCGCGGCGACTTCCAGCCGGTCGCGGACCTTGCCCTGGACCTGGACGACGGCGGTGACCGTCGCCTGCACCAGCAGGCTCTCGTCGACCTCCGGCCAGCTGGCGCTGGCCACCGACGGCTCGTGCCCGAGCGCCGCCCAGAGGTCCTCCGCGGTGTAGGGGGCGAAGAGGCCCAGGATCACGGCGACAGCCTCGGCGGCCTCGCGCACGGCGGGATCGGCTCCCCCGGCGCCGCTGTCGATCACCTTGCGGGTGGCGTTGACCAGTTCCATCAGCCGCGCGATCACGACGTTGAACTTGTGCTGGTCCAGCAGGTCCGCTGCGTCGGCGATGGTGCGGTGGGTCACGGCGCGCAGCTTGGCGTCACCGGTGGAAGGGTCGACGTCGACCGCGGACGTGACGTCCTGGCCCAACCGCCAGGCACGGGCCAGGAACTTCGCACTGCCGGACGGGGAGACATCGGCCCAGTCGACGTCGTCCTCTGGCGGCGAGGCGAACACCATGGTCAGGCGCACCGCGTCCACGCCGAACTTGTCCAGCTGCTCGCCGAGGTCCACTCCATTGCCGAGCGATTTGCTCATCGCCTTGCCTCCGTTCAGCACCTGGCCCTGGTTCAGCAGGGCGCTGAACGGCTCGTCAAAGTCGATCAGGCCCAGGTCCTTGAGCACCTTGGTGAAGAACCGGCTGTAGAGCAGGTGCAGGATGGCGTGCTCGACGCCGCCGACATACTGGCCCACCGGCAGCCAGCGGTTGACGGCCTCGGTGTCGAAGGGGCCCTCGGTGTAGTCCGGTGAGGCGAACCGCAGATAGTACCAGGACGAATCGACAAAGGTGTCCATCGTGTCGGTATCCCGGCGGGCGGCGCGTCCGCAGCTCGGGCAGTCGACGTTGACCCAGTCCACCGCAGCGGCCAGCGGGGACGTGCCCTTGGGCGCCAGCGCCTCGCCGCGCAGGTCGTCCGGCAGCCTGACCGGCAGTTGGTTGTCCGGGACCGGCACCTCGCCGCATTCATCGCAGTGGATGATCGGGATCGGCGCGCCCCAGAAACGCTGGCGGGACAGCAGCCAGTCGCGCAGCCGGTAGTTCACCGCACGCTCGCCCGTGCCAGCGGCCTCGACGATCCCGATGGCCTTGGCAATGCCCTCGGTCTTCGAGAGTCCGTCAAGTTCGCCGGAGTTGATCAGCGTTCCCTCGCCGGCCGTCGCGACGCCGGTGGCCGCCGGGTCCTCCTCGCCGGTATCCAGGACGGCACGCACGGGCAGGTCGAAGGTGCGGGCGAAGTCCAGGTCGCGCTGGTCGTGCGCCGGCACCGCCATGATGGCGCCGGTGCCGTAGTCCGCCAGCACGTAGTCGGCGGCCCACACCGGCAGCTTCTCGCCGTTGAGCGGATTCACGGCATAACGGCCTAGGAAGACGCCCGTCTTCTCGCGCTCCGTGGACTGGCGCTCGATGTCGGAGAGCCCCTTGACCTTCTCGCGGTACTGCATCAGCGCGTCGTGCTGCTCCGCCGTGACCAGGTCCAGGGCGAGGTGGGCATCCGCGGCAACCACGAAGAAGGTGGCGCCGTGCAGCGTGTCCGGGCGGGTGGTGAAGACCGTGACGTCGCGCTCGGGGCGGCTGTCCGCGGCCTCGATCCGGAAGTTGACGTGCGCGCCCTCGGAGCGGCCGATCCAGTTGCGCTGCATCGCCAGTACGCGCTCCGGCCAGTGGCCCTTGAGCTCCTCCATGTCGTGCAGCAGCCGGTCAGCGTAGTCGGTGATCTTGAAGTACCACTGGTTCAGGCTCTTCTTGGTCACCGTGGTCCCGCAGCGTTCGCAGGCTCCGTTGACGACCTGCTCGTTGGCGAGCACGGTCAGGTCCTTGGGGCACCAGTTCACCGGCGAGTTCTTGCGGTAGGCCAGGCCCCGCTCGTAGAACCGCAGGAAGAGCCACTGGGTCCACCGGTAGTAGTCGGGGTCCGAGGTGTGCAGCCGGCGGGACCAGTCCGCGCTGATGGCGTAGCGCTTGAATGAGGCGGCCTGGGTGTCGATGTTCGCGTACGTCCATTCCGAGGGATGGGCATTGCGCTTGATGGCGGCGTTTTCCGCCGGGAGCCCGAAGGAGTCCCAGCCGATCGGGTGCAGGACGTCGTAGCCCTTGAGGCGCCAGTAGCGGGCAACGACGTCGCCCATGGCGAAGGCCTCGGCATGGCCCATGTGCAGGTCACCCGACGGGTACGGGAACATGTCCAGCACATAGCGGCGTTCCTTGGAACCGTCGTCGACGGCGTTGAAGACGCCCAGTTCCTCCCAGACCGCGGGCCACTTGGCCTCCATCGCTGAAAAGCTGTACTCGTTCTGTTCCGTACCAGCGTGCGTACTCACGTTGCCTTGCCCTCGTCCTCTTGGTTTGCGGTGCACTTGCCGGACTGCTCCGGACACACAAAAGCCCCTCGACGCGGGAGGGGCGGCCGCACTGCGGATTGGAATCCGAAATTCAGCGCGGCTGGCTAAGCTCAAGTGCAGACATAGGTCTACTTTAGCGCAGATCAGGGCGCCTCCCCGCGGGGCCCTGATCTGCGCTTGGCCGGGCTGGCACGATCAGCGCACGTCCTCGTCGACCCAGTCGAACGTCCGGGACACCGCTTTCTTCCACAGGCGCATCCGGCGGGCCCGCTCCGCTTCCTCCATGGCCGGCTCCCACCGCCGGTCTTCGGCCCAGTTGGCCGCCAGCTCATCCTGCCCGCCCCAGAAATCCACCGCGAGCCCGGCGGCGTAGGCGGCCCCGAGGGCCGTCGTCTCGGCTACCCGTGGCCGGACCACCGGGACGCCGAGGATGTCCGCCTGGAACTGCATCAACGCATCGTTGGCGACCATACCGCCGTCGACCCTCAGTTCCTTCAGTGGCACGTCGGAATCCGCGTTGACGGCCTCCAGCACCTCCCGGGTCTGGAAGGCCGTGGCCTCCAAGGCGGCGCGGGCGATGTGCGCCTTGGTCACGAACCGGGTCAGCCCCACCAAAGCCCCGCGAGCGTCCGGGCGCCAGTACGGGGCGAACAGGCCGGAGAACGCCGGGACGAAGTAGGCCCCGCCGCTGTCCGGGACGGTGCCGGCCAGTTCCTCGGCCTCGGCGGCGGAGGCCACGATGCCCAGGTTGTCGCGGAGCCAGTGGATCAGGGAACCGGCGACGGCGATCGACCCTTCCAGCGCGTAGGTCGGAGCCTGGTCGCCGAGCCGGTAAGCCACCGTCGCCAGCAGGCCGTTCGCCGACGACACAACCCGGCCGCCGGTGTTGACCAGCACGAAGCAGCCGGTGCCGTAGGTGTTCTTGGCGTCGCCGGGACCAAAGGCGGCCTGGCCGAAAGCGGCCGCCTGCTGGTCACCCAGGATGCCGGCAATCGGGACCTCGCGCAGCAGCTGGGAACCGTGGACCGTTCCGTATACCTCGGAGGACGAGCGGATCGACGGCAGCATGCCCGCCGGGATGCCGAAGGCCGCCAGGATGTCCGGCGACCAGTCAAGGGTTCGCAGGTCCATCAGCAACGTCCGGGACGCGTTGGTCACGTCGGTGGTGTGGACGCCGCCGTCAGTCCCGCCGGTGAGGTTCCAGACCACCCAGCTGTCCATGGTGCCGAACAGCAGCTCGCCCGCCTCGGCCTGTTCGCGTGCGCCGGGCACGTTGTCGAGGATCCAGCGCAGCTTGGTGCCCGCAAAGTACGGAGTCAGCGGCAGACCGGTGATGTTCTTGAAGCGGTCCGGGCCCGCCCCGGCCGCGAGCTCGTCGCAGATCGCCTGGGTCCGCACGTCCTGCCAGACAATGGCGTTGCTGACCGGCCGGCCGGTCGAGCGGTTCCAGACCACGGTGGTTTCGCGTTGGTTCGTCAAGCCGACCGCCGCGATGTCGTGGCGGGTCAGGCTCGCGCGGGAGAGCGCCGTCCCGACGACTTCGCGCACGTTGTCCCAGATTTCGACGGCGTCGTGTTCCACCCAGCCCGCCCGCGGCAGGAGCTGGCGGTGCTCCTTTTGTCCGCTGGAGACGATGCTGCCTCCGCGGTCGAAGATCATGGCGCGGGACGACGTCGTACCTTGGTCAATGGCCAGTACGTAACCGGGCATGGCCCACCTTTGCTGTTGCCTGCTGATACCGGGACCGGCATTCCGGCGGCCCGGCCCACTGGGCTCGAACCTAGCCGCCGGGCGGGTGGCGGTCAATGGCGGCGCAGGGAGCGTCGGTCTTCGGAGACGGCCGCCGGTCGGTAGAGTTTCTGCTATGGCAACAGCGCACAAGGTGGCACTCAACAACGGCGTCCTGATGGACCAGGTGGGTTTCGGCGTCTATAAGGTCCCGCCGGCGGACGCTGCCGGCCTGTGCTACCAGGCGCTCGAGGCGGGTTACCGGCACATCGACACCGCAGCGTTCTACGGGAACGAACAGGGCGTGGGCGAGGCGGTGGCCAAGTTCACGGCGGAGGAACCCGAGGTCAGCCGCGAGGACATCTTCGTCACGACGAAGCTGTGGAACGACAGCCACGGCCACCAGGCCGCCCTGGATGCCTACCGGAAGTCACTGGACGAGCTGGGCCTGGAGTACGCCGACCTGTACCTGATCCACTGGCCGCTGCCGGAACGCGGGCTCTTCGTCGAGACCTACCGCGCCCTGGAGCAGCTTTACCACGAGGGACGGGTGCGGGCGATCGGCGTCTCGAACTTCCAGCCCGGGCACTTGAGGACCCTGCTCGCCGGGACCGAGGTGGTCCCGGCGGTCAACCAGGTGGAGCTGCATCCGTGGCTGCAGCAGCGGGAACTGCGCGGACTGCACGACGAACACAACATCCGCACGGTGGCCTGGAGCCCGCTCGGCCGCGGCTCGGTCCTGGACGACGCGGTGGTTACCGGACTCGCCGCGCGGTACGGCCGCACGCCGGCACAGGTCGTCCTCCGCTGGCATCTGCAACTGGGCAACACCGTGATCCCGAAGGCCAGCTCGGCGGAACGCATCCGGGAGAACTTCCGCGTCCGGGACTTCGCCCTGGACGACGACGCCATGCGGCAACTCGGCGCGCTGGAGCGCGATGGCCGGCTCGGCTCCCACCCGGACGAGGTGAACTGGGCGTGACCGCCACGAAGGACCGTGCTACGGCCGGCACCGTCATGCTGGAAACCGGCGAGGCGAGCTACTGGGAGTACCCTGCCCGGCAGCCGGGAGCCGGCGCCGACCTGCTGTTCATCCACGGTTTCCGCGGCGACCATCACGGCCTGGACCTGCTGGCCCGCGCGCTGCCGGAGCACCGCATCATCGCCCCCGACCTGCCCGGCTTCGGCGCCTCGAAGCCATTCAGCGACCGGGAGCACAGCGTGGAGGGCTACGCCGGGTTCGTGCAGGACTTCGCGGCAGCGCTGGGCCTCGGCCCCGAGGCGGTCCTGCTGGGCCACTCCTTCGGGTCGATCATCGCGTCCCACTACCTGGCCGCCCGCCCGGGCTCCTTCGCCGCCGCCGTCCTGGTCAACCCGATCAGTGAGCCGGCCCTGAAGGGACCGCGGGCCGCCGCCTCCCGCCTGGCCGAGTTCTACTATTTCCTCGGCGCCCGCCTGCCGGAACGCGCTGGCCTGGCGCTGCTGCAGCATCCGGCGATCGTGCGGGTCATGAGCATGATGATGGCCAAGACGAAGGACCCCCAGCTACGGAGGTTCATCCACGCCCAGCACGACGCCTACTTCAGCTCCTTCGCCAACCGCGCCGTGGTGCTGGAGTCCTTCCGCGCGTCCATCTCCCACGACGTGGTCGAGGCGGCGCCCGGGCTCGCGTTGCCCGTGCTGCTCATCGCGGGCGCCAAGGACGACCTCGGCTCCGTGTCCAGCCAGCGGCGGCTTGCCGGGCGCATCCCGGGATCGCACCTGGAGATTATCGACGGCGTGGGCCACCTGATCCACTACGAGGCGCCCGAAGCCGCCGCGCGGATGATCAGCCGCTTCCTCGGGGAGCTCGCCGCGTGAGGCTGCTGATCGACGCGCGCTACACCCGCACGGACCAGCTCGACGGGATCAGCCGGTACGGCGCCAACCTGATCGCTGCCGCGGCCCGGCAGGCGGACGTGCGCATGCTGATCCATGACGAGCGGCAGCTGCAGTTCCTGCCCGACGTGCCCTGGGTGAAGATCAACAGCCCGCTCTCCCCCGCCGAGCTGTTCGTCGCCCGCCGCATCAACAAGCTGGGGGCCGATGTGGTGGTCTGCCCGATGCAGACCATGGGCAGCTTCGGCCGCCGCTACGGGCTGATCCTGACCATCCACGACCTGATCTACTACCGGCACCCCAAGCCTCCGGGCTTCCTGCCGCCGCCCGTCCGGGGGCTCTGGCGGCTTTATCACAAGGCCTACTGGCCGCAGCGGCTGCTGCTCAACCGGGCCGACATGGTGGCCACCATCAGCCGCACCACCAAGTCCCTGCTGGAGCAGACCCGGCTGACCCGCCGCGACATCAGGATCGTCTCGAATGCGCCGCACTCCCCCGGCGCGGCCCGCGATCCGCAGGCGCCGGCGGACAAGGACCTGCTGTACATGGGCTCCTACATGCCCTACAAGAACGTAGAGACGCTCATCGCGGCCATGGCGCTGCTGCCGGATTACCGCCTGCACCTGCTCAGCCCGGTGTCCGCCGCCCGAAAGGCGGAGCTGGCAGCCGGTGCGGCCGACCCGGGGCAGCTGGTCTTCCACCATGGCGTGTCCGACGGCGAGTATCGCCAGCTGCTGCACCGCGCCACCGCGCTGGTCAGCCTGTCGCGCGACGAGGGGTACGGACTGCCGCTGATCGAAGCCATGGCCGCGGGCACGCCGGTCATCGCGAGCGACATCCCCATCTTCCGCGAGGTGACGGAGGAAGCGGCGCTCCTTGTCGACCCGGACGAGCCGGCGGCGTTCGCCGCCGCCGTGCGCGCCCTGGAGGATCCGGACCGGCGCGCGCGGGCCAGCAAGGAAGGGGCCGGCCGGGCCGGGCAGTTCAGCTGGGACCACTCGGCCGCCCAGCTCCTGGCCATGGCGGAAGAGGTCCGGCGGCGGCGCCAGGTCCCGGCGGGGCGCTAGAGCAGGTCCAGCCCGTCGCAGCGGACCTGCACGGGTTCAGCCAGGCGCCGGGCGGAGACGGCAGCCTTCCTGGCCCGCAGCGCCTGGGTCACCGCGCTGCCCTGCCGGTAGGTGAAGAACAGCAGCGTCCGGTGCGTTCCCGCCGACCCGGGGAGCGGCAGTTCCGCCGGGCCTACCGTACGCACGTCATCCGGAAGGTCGAGGCCGTCGAGGAAGACCTCGAGGCTCTCCGTCGATCCGGTGAGCGCGGCGATCCGCACGGCCGGCGGCAGCTGCAGTTCGCGGCGCAGCTCCAGTTCGCGTGCGGCGGCTCCGGCCGGGTCCCACCGCACGAGGTGCCCGACCACGGCGTCGTGTTCGGCGGTAATAACGACGACGCCGCCCTCCTTCGCCGGCCGTACCAGTGAGGCGGCGGTGAACCAACGGCGCAGCGCATCCTCCGAGGCGCGCAGGGATTCCCGGGCCAGCATCGCGTTGCCGTCCAGCAGCAGCGCCGCGGCGTAGCCGCCGTCCACCGCGGGCTCGGCGCCGGGCGTGGCGACCACGAGGGTGCGGCCCGCCTGGATGCTCTGTTTGATGTGCTCTCCGGCCGAGGAAACCACCGCGGCCCCCGGAAAGGCCCGGCCCAGTTCCTCGGCGGTGCGCGACGCCCCGACCACCAGCGCACGCAGCCGGGGCGATCCGCACTCGGCGCAGCGGTGCCCGGTGGCGAGCCGCCCGCACCAGCGGCAGGCCGGCACCCTGTCGCGACCGGTCTGCGCGAGCGGTCCCTGGCACTCGCTGCAGCGCGCCGGTGTGCGGCAGTCCTGGCAGGCAAGTGCCGGGGCGAAACCGGTCCGGGCCACCTGCACCAGCACCGGGCCGCGCTCCAGCCCCTCGCGCGCCGCCTGCCAGGCCGCCTGGGGCAGCCTCGCATGCCGCAGCAGCGGATCGCGTTGCTGCTGGAAGGAATCCGCCGTGTTGACCACGCGCGGCGCCGCCGCCCGCACCGCCGGCCGCTCCGGTTGCAGCGGCTGCGCCCACCCGGCTTCCACCAGGCGCTGGCTTTCGGTGCTGCGGCTGATGCCGCCGAGCAGCACCGCGCAGCCGGTCTGTTCCGCGCGTAGCAGCAGCACGTCGCGGGCGTGCTGGTATGGGGCCCGTTGCTCCACGTGCAGGTCGTCGCCGTCGTCCCAGATGGCGGCCAGCCCCAGGTTGGCCACGGGCGCGAAGGCCGCCGAACGCGTGCCGATGGCCACCCGGGCCTGGCCGTGCACCAGCTTCAGGTAGTTCCGGTAGCGAGGCGTCGGCCCGTCCTCGGCGGTCAGCCGGACAAAGCCGTCCGCGCCGATGCTGCGTTCCAGCTCCGCCGCGAGCATCGACAGGTCCTTGGCGTCCGGCACCACCACCAGCGCCCCCCGGCCGCTCGTATGCGTCGCGTGGACGGCGGCGGACAGCTGGGCTGCCCAGGAGGCGGCACCGTAGGACTTGTGGGCCGACAGGACCGCGCGGGGCGAGCCCCCGGCGGCGAGATGGGCCAGGAACGCGCCGGCCGCCGGATAGCCGGCGAAGGCCTCGGCCGGATCGGGGACCTCCCCCGTCTCTGCGCCGGGCGTGTCCCGCACTGCTGGATCGAGTGCGTCTGCCGTGTTCGACGCGTCGGGTACGGCCGTCGTCGTCCCCGTCTGCGCCCCGGGTCCCTGCGCTGCCGGCGGAAACTCCTTGTCCACGCGCGCCACCCGCGGCGGGACGGCGGCGCGGACGACGTCGCTGACGGTCCCGGCATAGCGCCGGGCGACGGCCTGCGCCAGCTGCAGCACCTCGGGCGTCAGCACGGGTTGGGGCGAGACGACCTTGGCCAGGCGGCTCAGCTTGATGCCCTCCGCCGCCTCGGCCTTGCGCCGCGTGATATAACCGGTGACTTCCTGGGCACCGAAGCGTGCCTTGATCCTCGCTCCCGGGACCGCGCCCGCCGCGAGCTCCGCCGGCACCAGGTAGTCGAAGCCGCGGTCGAGGTGCGGCACGGCCGATTCGATCAGGACTTCCGCCACCGGGTCCTGGGCTGCCGGCTGCGTGGTGCCCCGCGGCTTGGCCGGGGCCCCGAACCCCTGCAGCAGGGACAGCTGGACGGCCCCGTCCGCTCCTGGCTCCTGCGGCATGTGGCCCCGGCTACGCGTTGAAGAAGCTGCGCAGCGCGTCCGCGCGGTCGGTGCGCTCCCACGTGAAGTTGTGGTGCTCCCGGCCGAAGTGGCCGTGGGCGGCGGTCTGCAGGTAGATCGGCCGCTTCAGCTGCAGGTCGTTGATGATGGCCAGCGGGCGCAGGTCGAAGACCTCATGGATGGCGTCCGCGATCCGCAGCGGGTCCACCGTCTCGGTGCCGAAGGTCTCCACGTAGATTCCCACCGGGCGCGCCATGCCGATGGCGTAGGCGATCTGGATTTCCGCGCGGCGGGCCAGGCCGGCAGCGACGACGTTCTTGGCGACCCAGCGCATGGCGTAGGCGGCCGAGCGGTCCACCTTCGAGGGGTCCTTGCCGCTGAAGGCGCCCCCGCCGTGGCGGGCCATGCCGCCGTAGGTGTCCACGATGATCTTCCGGCCGGTCAGGCCGGCGTCCCCGACCGGACCGCCGATGACGAATTCGCCGCCCGGGTTGAGGATGTGCCGGACGTTCGAGATGTCAAGATTGGAGGCGGCCAGCACCGGTTCGATCACCTTGGTGCTCACGTCGCGGCCTAGGTGCTCCAGGTCAACGCCGGCCTCATGCTGGGTGGACACCACGACCGTGTCGACCGATACCGGCTTGTCGCCGTCGTACCCCACGGTGACCTGGGTCTTGCCATCCGGGCGAAGGTAGGGCAGGACGCCGGACTTGCGCACCTCGGTGAGCCTCTCGGAGAGCCGGTGTGCCAGCCAGATCGGGGCCGGCATCAGGACATCGGTCTCGTCGCTGGCGTAGCCGAACATGATGCCCTGGTCCCCGGCGCCCTGCGCATCGTAGTCGTCCACCATCAGGCCCTGCTTGGCCTCGTAGGAGTTGAAGACGCCGGACGCGATGTCGGAAGACTGCTGGCCGATGGAGACCGAAACGCCGCAGCGGGCGCCGTCGAACCCCTTGTCTGAGGAGTTGTAGCCGATGTTCAGGATGGTGTCGCGGACGATCTGCGGGATCTCCACGTAGCCCTGGGTGGTGACTTCGCCGGCCACGTGCACCAGGCCCGTGGTGGTCAGGGTTTCGACCGCGACCCGCGACTCGGGATCCTCGCGCAGGAGGGCGTCGAGGATGGCATCCGAAATCTGGTCGCAGATTTTGTCCGGGTGGCCTTCCGTGACGGACTCGGACGTGAAAAGCCGCAGAGGGGTAGCTGAAGAAGTCACAGCCCTACTTTACTTGCTCCCGCCGACGGTTCCGTGCGCGGCGCCCGTCAGCCCAGTTCTTCGGCCACGCGGGCGATGATCGCCTCGGCCGCTTCGTCCTTGGTGCCGCTGAAGGTCTGCGGCTCGTCGCCGTTGCGGTGCAGGATGCTCACCGAGGTCTGG is a genomic window of Arthrobacter sp. Marseille-P9274 containing:
- a CDS encoding primosomal protein N', which encodes MPQEPGADGAVQLSLLQGFGAPAKPRGTTQPAAQDPVAEVLIESAVPHLDRGFDYLVPAELAAGAVPGARIKARFGAQEVTGYITRRKAEAAEGIKLSRLAKVVSPQPVLTPEVLQLAQAVARRYAGTVSDVVRAAVPPRVARVDKEFPPAAQGPGAQTGTTTAVPDASNTADALDPAVRDTPGAETGEVPDPAEAFAGYPAAGAFLAHLAAGGSPRAVLSAHKSYGAASWAAQLSAAVHATHTSGRGALVVVPDAKDLSMLAAELERSIGADGFVRLTAEDGPTPRYRNYLKLVHGQARVAIGTRSAAFAPVANLGLAAIWDDGDDLHVEQRAPYQHARDVLLLRAEQTGCAVLLGGISRSTESQRLVEAGWAQPLQPERPAVRAAAPRVVNTADSFQQQRDPLLRHARLPQAAWQAAREGLERGPVLVQVARTGFAPALACQDCRTPARCSECQGPLAQTGRDRVPACRWCGRLATGHRCAECGSPRLRALVVGASRTAEELGRAFPGAAVVSSAGEHIKQSIQAGRTLVVATPGAEPAVDGGYAAALLLDGNAMLARESLRASEDALRRWFTAASLVRPAKEGGVVVITAEHDAVVGHLVRWDPAGAAARELELRRELQLPPAVRIAALTGSTESLEVFLDGLDLPDDVRTVGPAELPLPGSAGTHRTLLFFTYRQGSAVTQALRARKAAVSARRLAEPVQVRCDGLDLL
- the metK gene encoding methionine adenosyltransferase, yielding MTSSATPLRLFTSESVTEGHPDKICDQISDAILDALLREDPESRVAVETLTTTGLVHVAGEVTTQGYVEIPQIVRDTILNIGYNSSDKGFDGARCGVSVSIGQQSSDIASGVFNSYEAKQGLMVDDYDAQGAGDQGIMFGYASDETDVLMPAPIWLAHRLSERLTEVRKSGVLPYLRPDGKTQVTVGYDGDKPVSVDTVVVSTQHEAGVDLEHLGRDVSTKVIEPVLAASNLDISNVRHILNPGGEFVIGGPVGDAGLTGRKIIVDTYGGMARHGGGAFSGKDPSKVDRSAAYAMRWVAKNVVAAGLARRAEIQIAYAIGMARPVGIYVETFGTETVDPLRIADAIHEVFDLRPLAIINDLQLKRPIYLQTAAHGHFGREHHNFTWERTDRADALRSFFNA